CTGTGTCCCAGACACCATCAGGTTCAAGGTGGTATGCTCTTTTTGTACCTAAGAATAACTGGAGAACATGCTCCCATATTGTTAATATGGTGGAAAATCTAAAATGTTAGACCATGGTGGTGCTTCAGCATTTGAACTATGTAGACATTGGATTCACTCAAAACTCTATTGCAGGAATGGCCTTTTGTGGTAGTTGCTTAGCTAACTTAGAAAATGGTCATCTTTAAGAAGCTTGACTGTGAGCATACATGTAAAAATAACGAGCTATAACATTCAGAAAAATGACTAAACAGAAATAGCAGCGGAGAAAATTAGTAGACGCGTATATTGATATACTAAATGGCAGAATATACCGTTAGCTTCTGGCGTAACAACACATATACAGCTGAGCACATATTCCTCCAATTCCCCATCCTTCATACATGTAATTTCAGCGAAGAAAAGATCGCCGACGGCACTCGACCCACTCTTGACAATCAAATTTAAATGAGAGAATGATCTGCATTTGTATGGAGAGTTTTTCCCCTGAAAATGTGGTTTGTAACTCACAATTTCCTTCAGTTCATATGCAAAATCCTAACATAGTAAACATACATCGTATCAGTAATGAAAGAATCAAGAGCAAAGCCAAAAGGGAGTGAGGAAGAGGGCAAACCCCAAAAAGATGATGGTCCTCATTGTACTTGTCCAGTAAAGCATTAAGCACATCCCATTTGGGGCGACGGTTGATCATCACATCCAAAGCTTGTTTGGAATTCATCCTTGTACCATTAGGCCAGTACAGGGTCTGCCACACATGGATATCCTCCTCTGAAAGATCCCCCATGTACCTAGTGCAAAGAGAATAAGAGATAGACCAAACAACCCCCAAGGCTAACACAACTCATGGTAGCAATAAACAATACAAGGCTAAGCGAAACTGAATTTCCTACATACTTATAAAGAACTAAGTTCTTCATGCATTATTNNNNNNNNNNNNNNNNNNNNNNNNNNNNNNNNNNNNNNNNNNNNNNNNNNNNNNNNNNNNNNNNNNNNNNNNNNNNNNNNNNNNNNNNNNNNNNNNNNNNNNNNNNNNNNNNNNNNNNNNNNNNNNNNNNNNNNNNNNNNNNNNNNNNNNNNNNNNNNNNNNNNNNNNNNNNNNNNNNNNNNNNNNNNNNNNNNNNNNNNNNNNNNNNNNNNNNNNNNNNNNNNNNNNNNNNNNNNNNNNNNNNNNNNNNNNNNNNNNNNNNNNNNNNNNNATCGCTGTTGGATGTGAAATTGATGATGCTTAAAACTCACAGCCTATTACAGACCAAAAAATTATCAACACACTGGTCTGAGCTGGGAAAAAAATCTAGCATTCACAACAATGATCGTTAAACGTCAATTTGAGGATTTTAATTGAGATAATTATATTTTCTCAAACCTGCATGGAACCGTCGTCATTTTTCATTAAGAAGAAATCACTAAGATGGATCGAAACCAATATTTACAAACACCCATCAACGGTGAAGCCAAGAAAGAAAAAACGACCGTCCTCAGTATATAGCCTACGAGCCCTAGCTAACCTGGACCCAAAACAGCACAGGAAACGAAAGGTCCGTTAAGCAAATTTGTGTGTTGTAGACTCAGGTTCAGGGGCACTTAGAGAGTACCATTGCCAGTGAATGAAATTGATTGGAAAGTTAGTTAGCAAGCAGTATCTACTACCTTTATTAGGAATTAGCCTTTTGTATTTCCTACTGGTTTAGGTTTTTGTGATAGAAGATGGACTATGACAAAAGTTGGTTACTTGCAGATCACTTCATTTAAGATTGTTCAGCTAATTGCTATGAGTATTTGGATGATTGATCTTCAGATACAACAGACATTAGCAAATTGATATTTTGTGTCACAACAGTATTCAGTCCACTTCATTACAACTGCTACTTATCACCATTGGGTGTACCAAATAGTGGTGGCCTAACTGTACAAGTAACGATTGAGTGAGAGAAATATACTTGCATACAAGATGATAGCATAGGACACAACATATACATATAAGCATTTTCCAACACTTACAAATAGAAAAATTCGGGCGAAGATTCACTTGAATTTACACAGATTAGTGTGATGACAGTCAGTGGCGTCCTGAGCTTCTTGTAAGCTCTTAAAgtagattttgagaaggcataagACAAAATCGATTTGGAGTTTATGTATTCAGTCCTAAAAAGGAAAGGTTTCCCTAGGAAGTTTGTTCGGTggactaaggccctgtttggttcagcttttatcgacggattccgctgccgcgcagcagaatctgaaccaaagggcgaacccagcagaatGTGATTCCAGAAATCCgttgccaaaatctgaaccaaaagcggaagcagcccaggacgtgctttccaaaatctgattccgctgcgggccaaaatctgaaaaagctgtatcagctggtttgccaaatgacctacatctttttcacatcaaATTTTCCACAGCTGTTTTTTCACATCATTTTTCACAGCtacttttagaaatccacagccgaaccaaacagggcctaaagcTGTTGTCTGCAATGGCAAGGTTGCTAATACTCTGAGTGACATGATAGGTTTATGGCTAATACTTTGTTACTAGGAAGGGGCTCGGGCAAGGAGACCCCTTCTCTCCTTTATACTTTTTATAATATTGCTGCTGATGTTCTGGCTACTCTGATTAAAAGAGCCCAAGAATAAGGTTTCATTAAAGGCTTAGTCCCTCGGCTGCACAATATGGTGGTTTAGCCATACAGAAGTATGCTGGCAACACCATTTTTTATGCTTGAGGATGATTTGGAGGGGGCTAGAAATCTTAAGATAATTCTGTGTGTTTTTTAGCATTTGATGACTGGACTTAAAATCAACTTCCTGAAAAGGTGAAGTTTTCTGTTTTGGGGAAGCACTGGCTAAGCAAGACGCTCAGATTTTTACTTGCTCCGTGGGAGATTTCTCTTTTTGGTTCGTAGGATAGGAATATTATGGGAATAGGAAAACCATAGGAAATgaaatgacatgtatctcaattccaaTTAGGAAAGAGATgacatttgattcataggataggaacTTTTCCATTGGGTCTAGGCTAATATTTTTTCCCCTTTGAAATGTtaaggattggttcctatcctacataggaataggaaatcCATTcttacaaaccaaagggcttcaaattAATTTTTTCTACAAAATTCCTGTCCTCTAGAATTCCTTCAgaattcctgtaaaccaaaggaGGTCTCAACGGTTTGCTCTTATATCACGGCAATCGTCCACAGTGATCACCAACAAGCAACAAGAAGCCCTTAAGTCCTGACCCGTAAAACAACACTGGGCCAGGAATCTGAAAATACAGTCACATAGCTGAGGGAAAGTACAAGCTTGGATGGTTGATCTTTTTAGATACACCCGACTTTAACAAATTGATCTTTTGTGTCACAATACTATTCTGTCCACTTCACTGAAACTGCTACCTGTCACCATGGGGTGCGCGAAGCTAGTGGTGGCTTAACTATAAGTTACGAGTGAGCTAAAAAGAAATATACTTGCATATAAGGTGCTAGCATAGGACAAGGCATATACATAATTGAATTTTTCAGCACTTAGACATTGAAACAAAGTTGAGAGAAGATTTACTTGAATTTACACAGATTAGTGTGATGGGAGTCTATAGCATCCTGAGCTTCTTTCAAGCTCTTAAACGGGCCGCCTCGACGAGGATATGTGTGAAAGAGTCCGTCAGCATCAACCCTCAGAAAATATTTAATGAGCAATCTTGTTGGCATCAGTGAAGAAACAGGTGGAGAAGGCCTTGGCGGTGATGGGGCCTCAATACGCACTGCCTGCTCGGTGTCCTCGCAGCTGAAATAACAAAAGATGGATAAGACTGTGGAATAgtataaattattattattttgcaaaGATTGAAACCAAGGAGAAGATTTCTCCAAGAGATCTCATTGTAATTCTTATTAGTTGTATCTAACATACGGTGGAGGCGGTGGCTGATGGAGGAAGGGAGGGGCGGCCGCGGGAAAGGTCGTCGTGCCGGCGCCGCATTTTGGAGTCGATTTCTCTGCAGAGATCAGAGACGAGCcgtggctccgatccgccggtgaCAAAATTCCCATCGTCGTCGGTGTAGACATTGATGCTTCGGCCGTCTGGAAGACGGTATATCAACGGGCGGCCGGGGCATCGTATGGGCGGCATGGGGGCCGGCGGGGTGGTTCTAGGGTTTTGGAGATTTCGTGTCGGCGCGGCGAGGGGAAAAGAGAGAAGCTTTCTTCCTGGGCGGGGGTGGGGACTGGAGAGGGAGGCGAAAGGGGAACGACCGAACGAAATGGGGAGGGGAAGCTGACGGCGCGCTGCCatatgttttttcttttctttttgaccGAACTCACATCGAGGGTGCCCAGCGCGCAGGAACAAGCGCTCGCTCACGTGTCACGTCTCTCGCGTGCTAAAAAAAACCTAAAAAGCATAATCTTAAGCTAAAGATAATGCCCCCTCCGCTTTTATGTACtccgcatattaggtttgtctaaaTTCACTATATATTTTTTCAACGAGGTTGTAGAAAATATATTAACATATACACCACCAAATACATACataaatacatatatatatatatatatatatatattagtggatTTATTATTGCATATATTTCCACATCCTAGAAATTTATTATTATAAATATTCATATTTTTTTACAAAcctagtcaaactttataaagtttgatttTAGTCAAaactaatatgcaaagtaaataaaaacgaaAGAAGGATGTAGTATAGTATACTAATATGAAGAACCTAGGGATGCCCGCTAACATGACCAAATGTTTCGATCCTTTGATCTCGACTTGTTATTACTTCTTCCTCTCGATCATAAATCCATACCGTTTTTTGGCTCATCACCAAATTATATTATTTGTACCCCACAAAAAAATTATATTATTTGTATTCTTGCAAAATAATTACTACTATATTATTTGTCATGCAATTTTCATTGATTTCTAAACTGATGTACTACTAAAGATATGCCCGAACACCCTCTATTTTTGTATGTGTAAAATTGTGGCACCCCTCGTTACTAAGATCTTATGTCTGCCACTGCGAAAAAAATAGTTATATGTTAGATCCAAAACACGAAGGAGGCTAATGAACCTAGACAGAAAaaacgaaatcactaattaaggagtacttgtTGCAAAGAGCACTTCACTttcccaggtcgcgacaagtggcgcatatgcagcgcaccacttgtcgcaacctgggagttttcccttttttcgtagatccgtttattcaaaacgttttatctcttaaaccgtgcgttcaaatcttgaaccgttttcatcgttggattcctcgcgtcgagatcttcaaaagtaaatctcatgttgataggttttgatgaacttttttttcacaaaaaaaatggaTGAAAAAAAACGGGCCGGAAGCATGGTTTTTTCCCTTACcgaaagaggcacgtccgtgcctctcgcgaaatcacaaccgtgcctctcgtggaagcaaaaccgtgactctcgtggaaggaaaaaaaaacaaaaaacgcgtttttttcgtttccgagaggcacgactgtgactctcgtgaaagcacaactgtgtctctcgcgaaagcaaaaccgtggctctcgcgaaagaaaaaaaacagaaaacgcgtattttttccctttccgagaggcatggccgtgactttcacgaaagcacaaccgtgcctctcgcggaagcaaaaccgtgactctcccaaaagaaaaaaaagaaaaaacgcgttttgtttttcccttttcgagaggcatggccgtgactctcgcgaaagtacaatcgtgcctctcgtggaagcaaaaccgtgactctcgcaaaagaaaaaaaaacaaaaaacgtgttttttttcgtttccaaaaggcacggccgtgactcttgctAAAGCACAaacatgcctctcgcggaagaaaaaccgtgactttcgcgaaaggaaaaaaaacgtgttttttcacGCAAAAAAAAATTCCCGAATTTTTTTTTGATCGagaagctaagaaagaccgggggaaaaccaaaacgtcaaaaaaacccgaaaaaaaccgtttaaaaagccaaaaacacgtgcgggaaaataaaaaaacaaaattcgaAGGGAGCGTCCAGAACGCGACACGTGGCAAAttgctgagagcgcgccaagtggcgctgatcgttacgaggctcccgaagaagcgctcCTTAACTAGTTGCTCCCCAGAAAAAATAGACGAGAAACACGTAATTCTGAAGAAGAAAAAACATGGTAGGGGGAAAAGATATAGACTAGAGTAAACCGATGTTCTTTTATGAATAAATAAAAATTTGTCAAAGAAAATAAATACACTGGTTTCGATTGAGATATAAAAAAGAAACTCATGAggaaaaaactttagaaaaaagtCACGAGGAAACAATGTTGGAGAGGGACGTACGGGGTACGCATCGACATGTTGCCTCTCGCGGCGGCACTCAGGATCGATCACCGGTCACGCACACAAAATTAGTCCCAACGTACGTACGTGTCACCTCCGTTTATattatactagcaaaagagcccatgcgttgcaacggaatTTTTTTTCATAATCTTCAATGGCCATGGTCACGCTTTGTTGCATCATcaagatacactatcactctcaatttcgtggaaccatgaacaattttcaaaatcatgatcattttttaaaactcgtgcacatatttgaaatcatgaacatttttaaaattgtgaacactttttcaaagtttttaacattttccaaaatcaagaatattttttgaattcatgaacattttatacttgcaaacattttttaaaattgtgaacattttttattttatGTGCAAATGGACGAACCAAATGATGGATGAAAATCTGGTAATAAGCAACATATAAAAAAAGGAGTAAGAAACATCCGTGTCTTTAATAGAAAAATGAAAAGTACTAATTAAGGGTGCAACATAAAAATAATTAACATGGAAGATAACATTATATTTAGAATGTACAAAATTTTCTGGACGATTTTCATATTTAGCATGCTAAATTTAAAGTTGGGGTTTGAAGGATATGAATATTAAAAAAAAATACTTGAATCTGCAAAAAAAAAGTTAAAAGAGAATATTTTGGCCGTATTGTACTGTGTAGACACACTGTTAAGAGACACTTGGCAAGGTAGCTCTATACTACGGCAATTGAAATTCGCGAAAAAAAAAGGGTGCAAAAATGGGGATGACCAGGTTTCAAACCGAGGTCTCCTAGATTGTGGAGAAACGCCTAGGCCAGTAGGCTAGTTTGTTCGGTTGTGTTTTGTAAGGGCATTTTCTTAGATGAACCAAGCTCTATCGATGGCGGgttaagaaaaagaaaaacgaatcGTTTTTCTATTTACAGGTGGCATAGGTAAGTAATTTTTACCAACTTAGAGGATAGTtttaatgacggacgaccagaagtgGTAGTCGCTTTATTAGTAGAATAAAGATAACAACAATTGACCATGAATCCGACTGGACTTCCATCAAAAAAAAATCCGACTGGACTTCGAAACGTtctttttttttagcatcagtacaaacacaagcgctcatatacacgcgcatacactcactcctatgaacgcacacacgcacaccctacccctgtgagcacctccgagagactgagccagcatatcatcttgagatttacgaagtcatcgtaggcgcctcgtcgtcgacgggaacgtctcctcccactgaaagcgcatcgccggaaatcctgaaataaattcagaaataatgcgagcatcaggatttgaaccctgatgggttggggataccactgttcacctaaccaactcaaccacgtTCTTTCTGCTACACGCATATAGGTGTGATGAGAAAAAAAAAGCGGAGCGATTATCTTCTCTACTCCTAATGTGATTAtcttctctactcctaatgtctgagtatcttctcttctactcctaatcttctactcctaatgtctgagtaTGTAAGTAGTTCGTTCGCTTCGTTTGTTCCCACCGTCCCATCGATCTCCCGATCCCTCCCCCCCACCGATTTTTTACTTCCCACTGAAAACCGAGACCGGTTTTATTTCATGCATCACAAGAACCAAGCCAAACGTTCCCTCCCCTTCCATATAAAACAACAAACCTTCCATCCTTTCCTTCAATTTACGACACCAATCAAATCAAAACATATGGAATCATATCGGAAAATTCCGTCACGAGAAGCTTCCATAAACAATAGTTTAATCTAATATTTTTGCTCTTTCCATATACAACAAAATCCTATCTTCCGAGCGGGGCTGGCAAGGCCTGATTCTCCACGCTTCCAGGTTTGCGTTTGGATCATGTGTATTTGAACAGTTTCTTCAAAGTTTGCCGTCAGATCAGGTGTGCGGTGCCGGCGCGGCTGCCAGCGACATGTCGTGACACAGGTTCTCCACGCTTAGTAACCTGTACACAGTTCACTTCTGGTTAAACTAATGCGGGAAGAGACTGGGTTAACTATACAACTGTCCGATTGGTGGTGTGACATAGCCCCAACTGTTCGTCCGATTAGTACATGGTCCTCACTGTTCTTGTGTGCTAGCGAGGCATATACCTGTTCAAAGTAAGTAGTCAACTGCTTTAAGTATACAACCAATGCATAGCAAGGCTTGACATATGTATACATTCAACCCTTTCGAAAACTTACTGCTTCTCGAGAGGTATCCTAACCCCGTCTATAATTTTTGTGACGTTCTACCAAAGTAACCTGTGCCAAGAACATGGCTCAGAGAGGATAATTTGCTATATACATGATTTCTATTCAACAAGCAACGCTATCAGAATAAATGCAGCACGAATATGATTGTGCAGTTTCAGATTAGCTCCATAGTGTTCCTCTTTTTTAATTATCAAGAGCTTGTTAAAATAACTGTGGTACATAATTGATATGGAATCCAGTATGCACTTATATGCACTTAGTTGCCTATCTTCAGTTTCTATATATACTGATGGAACTATTTTCAGTTAGTATATATACTTGTCACATATCAGTACTTGTCACAAATCACAAATCAGTACATGGCACAAACCTATCTTGGTGGTCAAACATAGTGTTCCTCAAGCATGTACTGATGGAACTATCCCTGCCATTTATTTATGT
The sequence above is drawn from the Triticum aestivum cultivar Chinese Spring chromosome 7A, IWGSC CS RefSeq v2.1, whole genome shotgun sequence genome and encodes:
- the LOC123150273 gene encoding uncharacterized protein, which encodes MSTPTTMGILSPADRSHGSSLISAEKSTPKCGAGTTTFPAAAPPFLHQPPPPPCEDTEQAVRIEAPSPPRPSPPVSSLMPTRLLIKYFLRVDADGLFHTYPRRGGPFKSLKEAQDAIDSHHTNLCKFKYMGDLSEEDIHVWQTLYWPNGTRMNSKQALDVMINRRPKWDVLNALLDKYNEDHHLFGDFAYELKEIVSYKPHFQGKNSPYKCRSFSHLNLIVKSGSSAVGDLFFAEITCMKDGELEEYVLSCICVVTPEANGECCGCGDDVKHPTGVEYKKRDKLPVRRNGCGRMSEELFDEFIVVRDEDWLDAEEARVRREFRMSNKGDGQGMRGRYVIPAKR